The following nucleotide sequence is from Trifolium pratense cultivar HEN17-A07 linkage group LG2, ARS_RC_1.1, whole genome shotgun sequence.
aatactcTGTACCGGTAAAAGTTATCATGCATAAGTGTTTttcttatgcatggtgcataaggcaCGGGCGCTAATCCCTTACGCGTGCGCGCATCGTTACTTCCAAGCGCCATTCCATTTTAGCCTTTGATTCTTGATCAACAAGCCTTAGTGCTTCCACCCTCCTGATCAAGCATGAGTCGTCTGATTAATCAAACAACCCAAATCTTCCCcctgttttttttgtttgttgctgcGTTGGGCCTTCTTGTGGGTTGAGCATGTATTCTTTCATGCTACATGCACCTCTCCTGCTTACTATTTATGCAATATTATtttggaaaccattatgctggttaaatggtttctgAGAGTTAAACAGTGAAACCATtcgtattgtaaaatggttttatgtgtttactGAAAccaatattgtatttttatggttttaaaaatcctgaaaaccattatgctggttaaatggtttcatatagTTATACAATGAAatcatttgtattgtaaaatggtttaatgattttaaatactGATTATTACTGAAACCATAAATATGGTTTAATAGTTTTGATAGTTTTCTATGTGAAACTAAAATAATTGTCTaatgattttgtaataaaacaaaaaaccaatggTTTCGTCTACTGATTTATgttaattgtaataaattaaaccataattaCAGTACATGTTTtagtatgtaattttaaattaaaatatgactatataatcatccaacacaattaattgaaaatagattcttataatATGTACTTCAAagaaacaaaagttattatttaattggaaatggGGGGCGCGTTAGAAATTTGGGGATGCGCTAGAATCTGGaggaggaaaaaaattggggggcacGCTAGAAATCtggaggaggaaaaaaaattggggggctcgTAAGAAATCTAGGGGAGAAAAAGGGgaaaatttggggggtgcgctaagcaattGGGGGGCGCGCAAGTAATGGGGTAGCATATGAGAGTACCTAGAGTAAATGATGGGTGCGTTaaataattttcattatttatacATGGTGCATATGAAAGGTTTTAATTATAGCCTTAGATCATAGATACATGATTATAACATATCTACTTTgaatcaatgttttaagaaccggaccggaccggccggttcaacCGGGAACCGGACACAGGAGCGGTCCGGGCTGCTGCTGAGAACCGGTAGTCTGCAGAACCGGGAAAAAACCGCTTGAAACCGGTACGAACCGCCCGGAACCGttcgaaccggtgaaccgggaGCGGTTTGAAAAAACCGGCTGGTTCGGaatcttttaaaaatttttaaaaaaaaaaaaaaaactgtgtatttaacgtgtttttttttcctgtgtGTAACCCtaatttttctctttcactTTCCAGTGAGCGTGAAAACGGCTGAAGGAAAACCAACAcctattttcttcttcttcttcgtgaAAACCCTCCACTGGTAACCtgcactttttttcttcttcttcttcgttaattgtttcttatattaGATGGTGGAATGAAACAAATTTATCCTATTGTTATGTTTAGgtttcttaatttgtttcttaatttgtgGAATGAAGAACTAAGGTTTTGTTCTATTTTTATGGGTTTCATCTTTATATTATTTGCTTTAGGAAATATTGTTTCAACACATTGATAGATTGCaacaagaataatatttttcagaatcttgtttcaattttgaaaaggttttttttttcttattttacgtTAATTGCAACAagaactaagttttttttttcttatattacaGTAGTTTCTAATTTGTCCTTTGTTTGTTTTAGGTTTTTAAAGTTTCTATTTTGTTAGTTTGTTTATCACATGTGAAGTAGAATAATTATTATGAACCAATTTTAGTAATTTGTTGCTTTGTTTACcaatttaaagtttattttctatttcagAAAATTATGTCGACATCAGCATCAACTTCTGTTGCTCAATCTTCACAAGCAGCTCCTCCAACACAAGCTGATGACTCTATGCAATCATGTCGACAAAAGTCAGACCCTGCTTGGGACTATTGCACATATGTTGTAGAAGGAAGGAATAAAAGATTTACATGTATGTTTTGCAAAAAAGTTATTAAAGGTGGAGGGATACATCGACTTAAAAAGCATCTTGCCGGAGTAGTTGGTGATGTAAAAATTTGCAAAACAGTGGATGCAGATACCAGATTTAGGATGCTCGAGAGTTTGAATGAAACTTCAACAAAGAAGAAGAGAGCTGCAGAGACATTTGATGATGAACATCCTTTTGGTCCTAATGTTGTGGAATTGGCCGATGATGACACTAGTGAAATACCACGTCCAGCAGTGCATGTGTCGTCCTCCTCTCGACCACCAAAGAGAGCAGCTACATCTCAAGAGGTGGGTAGTTTCTTTGCTCCAAGAACTACCCCTGGTGCGCAACCAACAATTAAGAGTGTGCTTGCAGGTAAAAAAGTTGTGCATGAAGTTGATATTGCTATTGCaacttttttctttgaaaattgCATCCCTATGAATGCTTTGAATTCAAGGTCTTATCAGCGAATGCTTGATGCAGTTGCTTCTATTGGGTCTGGATATAAAGGGCCAAATTATCATGCTATGAGAACTAGATTATTATCtgatatgaaaaaaaatgtcCAATTGCTAGTTGATAGTTGTCGTAGTCAATGGGTAGAAACAGGATGTACAATCATGGCAGATGGGTGGCAAGATCAAAAAAATAGGCAATTGATTAACTTTCTAGTTTATTGTCCTATGGGAATTAGTTTTATAAGATCCGTCGATGCTTCAGATATTATTAAAGATGCAACTAATCTTTGTAATCTGtttgttgaattggttgaattTGTTGGTCCTAAAAATGTTGTGCATCTTGTAACGGATAATGCCGCTAATTATAAAGTAGCAGGAAGAATGCTACATGATAAATATCCTCATATCTACTGGTCACCATGTGCTGCGCATTGTCTAAACTTGGTTTTAGGCGACATAGGAAAAATGGAACTTGTCCAAAGTCTAGCAAAACGTGCATCATTAATTACAAAGTTTGTTTACAATCATGGGTTTTTGTTAGCTTTTTTGAGGAAGAGGGAAGGATGGACAGAAATTATACGTCCTGGTCCTACTCGTTTTGCCACAACCTTTATTGCATTGAAGAGTCTTCACAAACACCAACATGATCTTACAGCTTTGGTAACTAGCAAAACTTTTGTTGAGTCTAGATACTATAGAGACCCAAAGGCTAGGGATTTCATTGCTGTTATCCTAGATTCTAGATTTTGGAATGATGTTGAGATTATTGTTAAAATTGTTGCACCACTAGTATATTTGTTAAGGATTGTTGATGGTGATGATAGGCCATCACTTGGTTATGTGTATGATGGCATGTTTAGAGCAAAGAAAGCTATTAAGAGCATTTTCATGAACAAAAAATCCTTGTACAAAACCTTGTAAAAAATCCCAGCATTCTATTATGATAAGGAGAACTTGTCCCAAAAGCCCGAGGTTATGGCAGGATTTCTTGAAGTGTTGACTACACAAGTTGATGGTAATCGGACCAAATTCTTGAATGAAACCAATCTTTATCGTGGAAAGGTTGGTGAGTTTGGCAAACAATTGGCTCTTGATTCTATTAAGCATATGCGTCCCGGTAAGtataattgatataatgttttttAAATTGTGCATCTTTACCTTTAACTACATATTGATCatgatttcaattttattatgattttgatAGATATGTGGTGGAATACTTTTGGACATAGTGTGCCAAATGTGCAAAAATGGGCAATTAAGATACTTAGTCAAACTGCTTCATCATCGGGTTGTGAAAGGAATTGGAGTGTCTTTGAAAGAATACATACAAAAAAGAGGAATAGATTGGAGCATCAAAGGTTGAATGATCTTGTGTTTGTGCATTACAACTTGCGTTTAAAAAATAGGTatgcaattatttttaatttttacctTCAATATTCTAcatttcattatttattatCCTTTTTACATTGAATAATCTTTGTCTTTTGTTAGAGCCTTCAACAAGATGGGAGCCTATGATCCTATAGACTATGAGAGAATAGATGACATTGAATTTTGGATCATGGACGAAGATACAAATTCTACCCCCATTCTTGATTCCAATGAGATAGAAAGTATGCTTTACAATGAGGAATCAATTCCCATAATTGGTATTGACAATGAGGAAGGTGAGAGTGAGATTATTACTTATGTGCATTGAGTTGTATACTTGTATTGTGGTATTTAGTTTATGAAAATGCTATACTTAAttgtttactttatttttagGTGAATTGGCACCCACCATTGGACTTCAAGAGGGGGACTTAATTTGGATTCATTTCCACAAGAAGATGTGAATAGTTATAATGgtgttgatgatgatggttTCCATCAATTTAATGATTGATCATTCGATGCATGTACTTTGAGTTTGAACTTGAATATGGGAGACTTGAAGAGGGGAGacttaatttgatattttgatgtTTGAATTTAGATTATGAATTTATGTTTTAGTATTTGGTATGAATTATGTATTTGGTATAAGTATTATGAATTTGGACTTTGTATAAGTATTATTAAGTACTTGGTCTTGGTATGAACATCATGCactttaaaactaaattttgttaatttgtcaATTTATGTCTAAGTATATGTTATTCTGTTActgataatttgtttattagctACCAGATAcgaaaattatatgaacggttcatataaacggttcaataacggttgaaccgGTCTAACCGATTGAACCATGAACCAGTGACCACACCGGGTCGatctccggtccggttcttaaaataTTGCTTTGAATATAATAGATCAAAGAAAGGAATTGTGTACCTTGAATGACAGCGGATGAATCCACCATTGATTGAAACTAAGGAAAGGTTGAGAAGGTGCTTTTACCTCTCACTGATGAGAGATTATGCGTGTTATGTTTTTCAGTGTGTCTAGCTTAATGGGATGGCTATAATATATACTCATCAGTGGAGGCAGGGATCTCTCAATAGGCTGACTAGAAAGAACGGTCCAACCCATCACGGCCCGTTCAACATTAAGCCTTATAATAATGACaagataatatatttgattttatacacatttaaattattttaataaactaattaaagtgaatccaaaatattcaacaatctcccacttggaTTACTTTAATTAGTTATCAAAATAACATAAGAATAGTGATAGAAGtatatcaaatattaataataaacttGTCTTTAAAATAGTATAAGAAACATAAGATATAAACAATGCAGAAGTTGAATCCGATAGGGCAAACAAAATCATACACCATACACCTTAAATTTCACATAGAGTGGTAAATATGGATTAACATTATAACATTAAGAATTTGTAATCCAATAATGGTCCATGCATCTAAAATGCTACAACAAACTtccactaacccaaaatatagaagacttgatcaaatatatataagtctGTCGTTAGTGGTTCTGCCAATGagtttttgattttataaaagtcaTAGAATATCCACATAGGTCAAGTAATTACTAACTTATAGGGATAGCCTATTAAGAGAATAATTGCTTTTAGTCAAAATCATTAAATGTTCTACAACGTTTGACATTCAATTAATCcaaattttagcaaaaaatTGTGACTATGAAAATCCATAAAGAAATAGGAGACCGGAGAATCTCCAATTGGATTAACACAACCACTTAGtttaaagaaaataagataTGGATTAATGTGGCCACAAGAATGTCAATAATGAACAAATTATGATTATGCAATTCATAAGTACTTTAAGAACACAATATCATACTCGATAGGAGTATTGATATTATACGTAGTACTTACTATTTATGACCTTATAGAATGTGTAGTGTTGGTAAAAGAGAAGCACAATATATTTGCATGCTAAGAGATAATTGTGCATTTTCCAACAAATTGACTTAAGCATCTAATTATAATGCTTACCGAGATTAAAGAGTTGATATATATCTCAGTATAGTAGGATGAGACTGAAATTTAAAGTCTCTTAAGCTATGCCATATTTTATTTAGCGCGCAAAAGTATATGGCAAGAGTGAGATTATAACTTTAAGTTTTGTGTCTATATCATTGTGTACATATTTTCATTTGATCTCACATATATGAACAAGAGTGGAATTTCTTATTTGAGCTCATAGTATATAATATTATGTACACACTCCCACTGATCCCACATATATAAACAAGAATGGGTGGAATTTTCTATAGTGTTTTCATTAGTGATCACTAATATACAAATATTATGACATGTAATATTTAACAGTGGGATACTTATTTGCTAGTGCaaaattttctatatatatgtggttatatataattttattttatttcaatactAGAGTGTCACAAACTCAACCACATTTTGCACATGAATATAGCAGAATTACTAACACAAGTGGTAACTCAATGATAATATAAAATCCAATATATACAAAACTTTTCAATGGCAGATTTTTATAAGTGTTGGATTTCACGGTTAACCACATATTCTGCATTTAGAATTAAGGAGATTGTTAATTTTCACTtaacaatttataatataaatctccttataacaaataaaattctcaaaagaatttttatatataaagtagCTATCATATAAAGAGTATGATGATCATATATAAAAGGTTTATCATCATATGAGTGAGATTAAGTCTCTAGTGTTATAAAATAGGGTATGAgactatatatattaaaagtttAATAACTCACTCATAAAACTCAAATGCTACAATTATAGACACACACATTTGAGAAATAGTTTGGTTACACGCAGCGAAAATACACGAGActtacattttattattattgaggaTATATGAGAAAATAGTCATTAACTTCCATAAGTGTTGAAAAATAACAATAGTTTGAAATATGTCAAATATagtgaaaatagaaaaaattgaatatctCAAATgtacaatttaaaaccatttaaaataatgacataaaataaatagaatttttgTTGATAGAGTTGTTAAGCATTTGAGATTTTGACATATTGCTTTTACAAAATGAGTTTACAAAAACATAGAATGATATGgaagtatataataatttatgagaAAAGACTATAATTAATATCCTCAATATAAGTCTCTACAGTAGTTTTATGTCTAGAAttatgaaacaaataaatatatttgtttcttaGCTATAGTTAATTTGCATGTAGAATTTTCCTCACTTGACAAAGAATGATATTTAAAATGGTTAGATATTTTTCTTACACCAAGGAAAGGATGATCATGTTAAGCAATGTCATACCGATAGGGTATGTCCATTACGTCACACAATACATAGTGAGGATtctcccacttgatagagaatgaaagttgaattaaaagtttgaaaatattttaaataaatattcaactatttctCTATCACATGAAGATCGTGTTGAGTAACGTCACACCGATAGG
It contains:
- the LOC123904170 gene encoding uncharacterized protein LOC123904170; its protein translation is MSTSASTSVAQSSQAAPPTQADDSMQSCRQKSDPAWDYCTYVVEGRNKRFTCMFCKKVIKGGGIHRLKKHLAGVVGDVKICKTVDADTRFRMLESLNETSTKKKRAAETFDDEHPFGPNVVELADDDTSEIPRPAVHVSSSSRPPKRAATSQEVGSFFAPRTTPGAQPTIKSVLADMWWNTFGHSVPNVQKWAIKILSQTASSSGCERNWSVFERIHTKKRNRLEHQRLNDLVFVHYNLRLKNRAFNKMGAYDPIDYERIDDIEFWIMDEDTNSTPILDSNEIESMLYNEESIPIIGIDNEEGELAPTIGLQEGDLIWIHFHKKM